The Brachyhypopomus gauderio isolate BG-103 chromosome 1, BGAUD_0.2, whole genome shotgun sequence genome includes a window with the following:
- the cnpy2 gene encoding protein canopy homolog 2 — translation MANLQFIVFLCGMLAFSVLVQGGRQSQDIKCGACRALVDEMESAISQVDPKKMIQTGSFRINPDGSQSVKEVPLARSEGHLLEVMEKVCEKMKDYGERVDPTTNRKTYVRHTSRDGTAMDLSDVTFDSRVSGSLKFACETIVEQNEDEIIEFFAHESDNVKDNLCSKRTDLCDHALKIPHDEL, via the exons ATGGCGAATCTACAGTTTATCGTCTTTCTATGTGGAATGTTGGCTTTTTCTGTATTAGTACAAGGTGGCAGACAGAGTCAAGATATCAAATGTGGAG CCTGCAGAGCATTAGTTGATGAAATGGAATCAGCCATATCTCAGGTAGATCCTAAGAAAATGATCCAAACGGGATCATTTAGGATAAATCCAGATGGCAGCCAATCTGTGAAAGAG GTTCCTTTAGCACGTTCTGAGGGCCACCTTCTTGAGGTGATGGAAAAGGTGTGTGAGAAGATGAAAGATTATGGGGAGCGTGTGGATCCAACCACCAATCGCAAGACCTATGTGCGGCACACGTCGCGTGATGGCACAGCCATGGACCTCTCCGATGTGACTTTCGACTCCAGAGTCAGCGGCAGTTTAAAGTTTGCT TGTGAAACAATTGTTGAGCAGAACGAGGATGAAATAATCGAATTCTTTGCTCATGAGTCAGACAATGTTAAAGACAACCTCTGTAGCAAGAGAACAG ATCTTTGTGATCATGCACTGAAGATACCTCATGATGAACTATAA
- the LOC143514094 gene encoding LETM1 domain-containing protein 1-like translates to MFRLCNKAVFMRGQWTNFSLRLSFPSCYSTSPVRLGILKRVNEKYERVLEQRFPRFYLLYHTLMRGFKLLFEDVKEVRRIRRNIRSKSIHYRQLPYREMERLILFRRDMIKAIPLAVISLPPFAICLVFILMWLFPQQLLFRHFWTAQQQRKFQMISHRKRSEHQAQILNNVACIAPRVSNWSQRGLLQNLCTKVQSGAHPDVSELLGVREVFSGPLLGMQSLKPSHLRSLGSQIPIIVWLPSFLVRRRLAKEALDLICLDSALDSLGLNQLTDEELQRACDLRGLYSGHLSSSQCRAWLHQWLQFSAQVKESETSLVLHSLAVFTVNYPSMRK, encoded by the exons ATGTTTCGACTATGCAACAAGGCTGTCTTCATGCGTGGACAATGGACCAACTTCAGTTTAAG GTTGTCTTTCCCTAGCTGTTATTCAACGTCCCCAGTTAGACTGGGTATATTGAAGAGAGTTAATGAGAAATACGAGCGTGTCCTAGAGCAACGATTTCCTCGGTTTTACTTATTGTACCACACCCTAATGCGAG GATTTAAGCTCTTATTTGAAGATGTAAAAGAAGTTAGAAGGATACGGAGGAACATCCGTAGTAAGAGCATCCACTACAGACAGCTCCCATATCGAGAAATGGAAAGACTCATCTTG TTTCGAAGGGACATGATTAAAGCCATTCCACTTGCTGTGATCTCTCTGCCTCCATTTGCCATTTGTTTGGTGTTCATCCTAAT GTGGCTCTTTCCGCAGCAACTGCTGTTTCGACATTTCTGGACTGCACAGCAGCAGAGGAAGTTCCAGATGATTTCACATCGAAAGCGCTCTGAACACCAGGCACAGATTCTGAACAATGTCGCCTGCATAGCCCCGCGTGTCAGCAACTGGTCCCAGCGTGGTTTGCTCCAAAACCTGTGCACCAAG GTTCAGAGTGGTGCACACCCAGATGTTTCTGAACTCCTTGGTGTACGTGAGGTCTTCTCTGGTCCTCTGCTGGGAATGCAGTCATTGAAACCAAGTCATTTG AGATCACTGGGCTCTCAGATCCCTATAATTGTGTGGTTGCCCAGTTTCCTGGTGCGGAGGCGTCTCGCGAAGGAGGCCCTGGACCTGATCTGTCTGGATAGCGCTTTAGACAGCTTGGGCCTAAACCAGCTCACTGACGAAGAACTGCAACgg GCCTGTGATCTTCGAGGGCTCTATTCCGGTCATCTTAGTTCCAGTCAGTGTAGAGCATGGCTTCATCAGTGGCTGCAGTTTTCTGCCCAGGTCAAAG AGTCTGAAACTTCACTGGTGCTGCACAGTTTAGCAGTGTTCACTGTCAACTACCCCTCGATGCGGAAGTGA
- the LOC143514111 gene encoding uncharacterized protein LOC143514111 isoform X2, whose amino-acid sequence MEEAYTALYQEFLRLQSLCLKQAAMLQHLTEALRRQQGSAPVSNGDLEGGPFPVLSKNNELETFTCPEIQAKTSQLQNPIKHPRGMDSLQLKATWDQAREDSHDEAAYAGSQGQRGTLESSITDELRQVEEHWHSSQAAKQQRRPWSSSFLNSELLSQAGGLLMSKVTLQSQVCEFCHAVFPGHTTTRGEFLRHLNTHVA is encoded by the exons ATGGAGGAAGCATACACAGCCTTGTATCAGGAATTCCTCCGTCTGCAGTCCCTCTGTCTTAAACAAGCCGCAATGCTACAACATCTTACCGAGGCACTGAGAAGACAGCAAG GTTCAGCCCCTGTATCTAATGGGGATCTCGAGGGCGGTCCTTTCCCAGTTCTGAGCAAAAACAATGAGTTGGAGACATTCACCTGTCCTGAGATTCAGGCAAAAACATCTCAATTACAGAACCCTATAAAACATCCTAGAG GAATGGATAGTCTGCAGCTCAAGGCTACATGGGACCAGGCAAGAGAGGACAGTCATGATGAAGCAGCGTATGCGGGCTCTCAAGGACAGCGAGGGACATTGGAGTCCAGTATCACAGATGAGTTAAGACAGGTCGAGGAGCACTGGCACAGCAGTCAGGCAGCTAAACAGCAACGG AGGCCATGGTCTTCCTCATTCCTGAACAGTGAACTATTAAGCCAAGCAGGGGGTCTGCTGATGTCAAAGGTCACATTGCAGTCCCAAGTTTGTGAATTCTGCCATGCTGTGTTTCCTGGGCACACCACAACAAGGGGAGAGTTCCTTCGCCACCTTAATACCCACGTTGCCTGA
- the LOC143514111 gene encoding uncharacterized protein LOC143514111 isoform X1, whose product MEEAYTALYQEFLRLQSLCLKQAAMLQHLTEALRRQQGSAPVSNGDLEGGPFPVLSKNNELETFTCPEIQAKTSQLQNPIKHPRADAEISAVALGMDSLQLKATWDQAREDSHDEAAYAGSQGQRGTLESSITDELRQVEEHWHSSQAAKQQRRPWSSSFLNSELLSQAGGLLMSKVTLQSQVCEFCHAVFPGHTTTRGEFLRHLNTHVA is encoded by the exons ATGGAGGAAGCATACACAGCCTTGTATCAGGAATTCCTCCGTCTGCAGTCCCTCTGTCTTAAACAAGCCGCAATGCTACAACATCTTACCGAGGCACTGAGAAGACAGCAAG GTTCAGCCCCTGTATCTAATGGGGATCTCGAGGGCGGTCCTTTCCCAGTTCTGAGCAAAAACAATGAGTTGGAGACATTCACCTGTCCTGAGATTCAGGCAAAAACATCTCAATTACAGAACCCTATAAAACATCCTAGAG CTGATGCTGAAATTTCAGCTGTTGCTTTAGGAATGGATAGTCTGCAGCTCAAGGCTACATGGGACCAGGCAAGAGAGGACAGTCATGATGAAGCAGCGTATGCGGGCTCTCAAGGACAGCGAGGGACATTGGAGTCCAGTATCACAGATGAGTTAAGACAGGTCGAGGAGCACTGGCACAGCAGTCAGGCAGCTAAACAGCAACGG AGGCCATGGTCTTCCTCATTCCTGAACAGTGAACTATTAAGCCAAGCAGGGGGTCTGCTGATGTCAAAGGTCACATTGCAGTCCCAAGTTTGTGAATTCTGCCATGCTGTGTTTCCTGGGCACACCACAACAAGGGGAGAGTTCCTTCGCCACCTTAATACCCACGTTGCCTGA